The genome window TAGGTTTTTGTTCAGCCGCTTTACCGCAATTATGTCAGCCTTTTATGCGGAAAATTACAGGCAGCAATGCTACTGCTATAGGGCATTTTAATATGTTAGGCTATGCTTTATCAGGCAGTATTGGAATGTTATTCAGCAAACATCAAGAGAAAAGCACGGAATCAATTAAATTTCCTGCTTGGTTATCCTTTTTTAGAGATTTTCTGATGGGAATGGCTGTTATCATGTTGATTCTTTTCTATGTCTCTGCTCTAAAGGCGGGAAAAGATGTTACACAAGAATTAGCTGGTACAACCCACTGGCTAGTCTTCCCTTTAATCCAAGCATTTATGTTCACAGCAGGGATGTCGATTTTAATGACAGGAGTACGTATGTTTTTGGCCGAAATTACAGCAGCTTTTGTGTCTATCTCGGAGAAATTTATCCCAAATTCGCGTCCGGCTCTAGATGTTCCAACTGTCTTCCCATTTGCGCCAACAGCAGTAATTGTTGGTTTCCTGTCTGCGTATGTAGCTGGACTTTTGGCAGTATTTATTATGGTGTTTTTTGATTTCCCAGTTGTTATTATACCTGCTGCTCATATTGCTTTCTTCTCAGGAGGAACGGCTGCGGTTTTTGGTAACTCAACAGGGGGCTGGAGAGGAGCAGTTGCAGGATCATTTGTTGTTGGCTTATTACTAGCCCTCTTACCAACAGTTCTTTATCCGGTATTTGCTGGTATGAACATTGAAGGGTCAACTTTTCCAAATATTGACTACAATATTACTGGTATGCTTCTCAATAAATTCTTAAGCTTTTTCCACTAAGTTTTAGTTAAGTTATGGGGAAAAAGAAATCAAGAGGAAAGGAAAAGAAGAAATGAGTGAGGCGAAGAACTATTTAGAAGCGATACAAGCAGAGATGAATCAATTAATCAATCATATTTCCATAGCTAATCTAGAAGAAGCAAAGTCCTGTATTATTAATGCTGGAAAAAAAGGAAAACGATTACATCTCACTGGTATTGGAAAACCTAGCTATGTTGCCCGTTATAGTGCATCTTTATTATCCTCTACCGGAACTCCAGCCTACTTTTTAGATGGAACAGAAGCAATTCATGGCTCGTCGGGTCAAGTAGTGGAAGGAGATGTCGTAATTGCCATTTCCAATAGTGGAGAGACAGAGGAATTAAAAAAGACGATTCACACTTTAAGAGAAAATGGGGCAATTATCATTTCCCTTACAGGGAATCTGCAGTCCTCGATTGCTCGGCAAAGCGACTTTGCAATTTTTGCAGGTGTATCAAAGGAGGGGGATGGTCTTAATAAGCCTCCTAGAGCTTCTGTTGTTGCTGAACTGCTTGTACTGCAAACCTTATCAGTATTACTTCAAAATGAGATAGGCTTGGATGCACAAACTTATGTAAAGTGGCATCCAGGTGGAACCCTTGGACAATCCATTAAATAATAGGGAATTTTAAAAGGCTATAGAGGAAGAAACTTTTTCTATAGCCAGCAAAATAAATACTTTAACAGAGGTGAAGATAATGAGGCCTAGTGGAATCATCACGGCAATGGTTACCCCTTTCGATCAGGAGCAAAAGATAGATATACAAGCAACACGTAATCTAGTAAATCGCTTAATCCGTTCAAAGGTGGCTGGATTATTTATTTTAGGTACGAATGGAGAATTTCATGTTTTATCAAGAGAGGAAAAAGTCGAATTTGCCTCACTTGTCATTAATGAAACAAATAAACGCGTTCCCATTTTTGTAGGAACTGGGGGGAATAACACAGCAGAAGTCATTTCTCTATCAAAAGAAATGGAGAAGCTGGGAGCAGATGCACTTTCTGTCATTACGCCATATTTTCTGTCGTTAACAGAAGATGAATTATATCATCATTATAAAAAAATTGCTGAATCGGTAAGTACTCCAATATTACTTTATAATATTCCGAAAAATACTGGTATTCACTTAAGCCCGCCATTAGTAGCACGACTGGCTAAGGTGGATAATATAGTAGGAATTAAAGATAGCAGCGGGGACATTGAAAATATTAAAAACTATATTAGCGTGACAAAAGAAGAGGCTTTTTCTGTTTTATCTGGGTCTGATTCTTTAATTTTAAAAGCTTTAGATGAAGGAGCGACAGGAGCAATTGCCGCAACTTCGAACTTATTAACATATATAGATGTTTCTATTTATAAGCATTGGCAAAAGGGAGAAAGACAGGAAGCGGAAGAAGCACAGCAAAGTTTAGAGGAGCTGCGTCGAGTATTAAAACTCGGTTCCACCCCTTCTATCTTAAAAAAGGCAATGGAGCTTGCGCAGATTCCAGTTGGGCCAGCTAGGTATCCAATCTTAGAACCAAAAAGTGATGTAATCGAAGAAATTAACTCGGTAATAGCAGCATATCTACAAAAATATCATCAATTATCGTATGAAGGGGCTGCTATTCATGTACAAAAATAACATTCTTAATAGAATCGAAAATACAGCAATTATGGCAATTGTAAGGGTAGAAACATTAGAACGTGCCTATGAAATTGCAGATGGATGCTTAGCTGGAGGAGTAGATGTATTAGAAATTAGCTACACATTACCAAATGCGGGGGAAATTATAAAGGGGTTAAATGAGAAATATGGTGCTCGTTTACTAGTAGGGGCTGGTACAGTCTTAGATACAGAAACAGCAAGATTAGCGATATTAGCTGGAGCGAAATTTATCATTGCACCAAATTACAAAGAAGAAGTTAGTAGAATATGCAATCGATACCAAGTACCTTATGCTCCAGGCTGTACAACCATTTCGGAGATGGTGGATGCGATGGAATCAGGTGCTTCCATGATTAAAGCATTCCCGATTTCTAATTATTACGGATCCCAGCTTGGAACAGTTTTTAAAACACCGATTCCTTATATGCCTATAATGGCTTCTGGAGGTGTAACGATTGATAATATCATAGAGTGGTTTGAAAATGGAATTGACTGTGTAGGAATCGGTAGTTTGTTAACAAAAGGAACATCATCACAAATTGAACAAAATGCTAGAGAACTTGTAGAAAAATTAAGGGAATATCGAAACAAGAAGTGAAACATAGAGAATAAAGCAAGAGAAATAGTTAATGAGAAATAAGGCAGCAATCATTAGTCTATTTCTCTTCTATTATTAAATGTATCAATAAATGGAGTGAAGTCATTTGCTAGATGAACGATCATACCTCATTATCCAAAAAATTATGGAACGCCCATTTATAGAAAAGCAAAACTTACAAGAACAAACGAAATTAACGCAAAGACAAATTGATTATAGCCTAGAGAAAATAAATAGCTGGTTAGCATCCCATCATAAAAAACCAATCGAAATAAATAGCTACAACCAAATTTCTGTTGACTATGAAACGAGGGAATTATTAATAAATGAGGTATCAAATACTATTCCAGTTGATGAGTATGTGTTAAGTAGTGAGGAACGGATACAATATATGTTTCTTTATCTTTTCATAAACATAGAGTATCTGTCGATAAACCATTTCATTGATGCTTTAAAGGTTGGCAAAACAACAATAATGGGAGATTTAAAAGCTTTAGCTGCAAAATTACAGCATAGGGGAATTTCTTTGGGATACAATCGGAAACAGGGATATCATTTGGTAGGAACCGAGAGCGAGATACGCTATTTAGGATTAAAGTTAATAGTAAAAGAATTAAATACAAATAATAACACCAAATTATTTGGCTATTTTTTACGAGAAAATCATCTTGAAAGCTACGAGCAAATGAAGCAAATTGTATTATTTTATTCGAATAAACATAAGATTCATTTTATCGAGAACAGGTTAACAGAATTTATTTATTCCTTTTTATTTTTAAAGACAAGATTAAAAACGAAGGAATCTGTTAACTTCATCTATGAATGGAAATCGGTTAAATCTACAAAAGAATATCAGTTTGCAGAAGAGCTATTATCATTTTATCATTTGCAGAAGGAAGATAATATTTGCTACTTAACAGCCTGGGTACTAGGTCTAACATTAGGGGAGGCCGATGAATATCGCGAAGATTTTCCACTTATTATGGACTTGGTTGAACATATCCGCATGCGTTTTGAATCTTTTTCCGGCATTCGCTTTGAACATCCAAGAGAAGTATCTAAGCAAATTTTCCGGCATTTCCGATCTGCCTATTATAGATTGCTTTTTCATTTGCCAATCGTTAATCCACTGTATGAGAAGATTATAGAGGAATACAATCATCTATTTACTATCGTGAATGAAACGATGAAGCCGCTTAGCGTGCTATTTAAACATCCTATTCCCGCCGAAGAAGTAGCCTATTTGACGATTCATTTTGCATCCTTATCCAGGAATGAAAAAGAGGGAAAGGTAAATAAAAAAGTAGGTGTGATTGTTTGTCCAAATGGAGTGGGGAGTTCCTCTATTACGCATACCGTTTTAAAGTCTATTTTTCCCGAGTTCACTTTTTTAGCTCCTATCGAAACACAACAGCTGGATAAAATAGACGTTGATTATGATTTGTTATTTTCTACCGTACCAGATATTCGCTTGTTTTATACGAAAAAACCTGTTTTTATTGTAAGTCCTGTTATGGATATAGCAGAAAAATATCGGTTAATAAGAGATGTTTATACAGAGCTGGGGAATTCCTTTTTTAAATTGCCCAGTGTAGAATTAATTACGCAAATTGTGGAGAAGTATGCTGTAGTGAAAGAAAAAGAGCAAATGAAGCGAGAATTATACGAGTACTTTGCAGTAAATGAAAAAGTAGAGCTAAAAAAAGAGCAGGGACCAAATTTAAGTGAAATTATCTCCCCAAATCTTATTCAATTACATGTATTGGCAAAGAATTGGCAAGATGCCATTTCTTTATCTGCCTTACCATTATTACAAGAAAGAAGAATAACAGAAAATTATATTCAAAAAATGATCGAAAATGCTAGGAAAGATGGTCCTTATATGGTCATCATGCCAAATGTCGCGCTTCCCCATGCAAGACCAGCAGATGGCGTAAATCAATTATCCATAAGTATAGCTGTATTGAATGAGCCAGTATACTTTGATAAACATACTAATAAACCGGTTCAATTTGTCTTCTGTTTGGCAGCGATTAATCAGGAATTTCATTTGAATGCACTTTCACAGTTAGTACAATTGCTGGAAAAAGAGGAATTTTATCATATCTTAAAAACAAGTAATACTTCTGAAGAGGTTTTTGATTATATATGCTACCAGGAAGAAAATAATATAAAGCTAGTGCCATAATAAGGGATGAGTGCTAGTAAAACAAGGAAGGCAAGGCACCGATGAAGAGAAGGTGCCCTGCCTTATTGAATTTCTGAATGGAACATAGGTACACCGTAGAACGGTCCACCGGATTACCTTATTGGGTGATGTGCTCTTGGCTGGCTACAACGATTTCGATGTTGTTTTCTTGGGCATATGAGATTTATCAAGACTTAACCAAAAGTTGATAGTGGAATAGTTAAATACAGTTGATATGAATAACTAATAATTGAGTGTTTTGGGAAATGTATTTGAAAAACTAAAAAATTATATTAATGGAGAATGTGTAGAAAGCAAAACGATTACATATAAAGATGTATATTACCCAGCTACTAAAGACATTATCAAACAAGCTCTACGAAGTCGCACTATCTGCGAACTCATGCACTCGTGGATTTGTTTGCCTATATCGATGTTATACTAACAATGTTTTATCGAGATAAATTCACCTACTATTTATCCATCTTTTTGAGAGTAGGAAGATTTTGAAAATTCTATTACTGCTCTTGAAAATAGTTATTTTGTAAGGAATAACCAATAAAATTAAATATAATTTTGTAATTTTAAAAGGTGACTATCATAAGAATAGAGAATAAATAAGAGTAAAATTTTCAGTAAAGATATTAGTTGGGGATGGTGGCAAGTTTATTTTTAAATGAATTGAAAACGCTTTAAATAGGAGGGTTAAGGATGACGGAAAAAATAATCGCACTCTATCGTTTAATGGATAAGGTGGAAACTTATGAAGATTTTAGTTACCACTCTCATGATAGATATGAAATATACTACTTTCATGGGGGAGAATGTAAATATTTAATTGGTGATCGTATTTATCGTTTACAGGAGGATGACTTAATTATTATGAATGGCCTAACATTACATCGAGCCTATCCTGAGCCTGGGGCTTATTATGAGCGCAGTGTGATTGAATTTTCTTCCGAATGGCTGCGGCCACTTTTAAACAATTTAAATGTCCCGGAACTGCTATCGCCATTTAATCAATTGAGCAATACTTTATTTCATATAAAAGATAAAGAACAGTCTGCTGAAGTAAAAGCATTAATAAAGAAATTGGCAGAGAAAGTGAAAAGATCCAAGGAAGAAAACGCAGGCGACGTTCGCTTCCAAGTGGGAGAGTTAACAGCGATGCTGATGCAGCTTTTATTTAAGGTTTATGAGTTAAGTAAGCAGCAGCTTGAACATAATATTCATGCTGAATCTGATAAAAATCTTCATGTCAAAAAAATGATTGAATGGATTGATACGCATTTCTGTGAACCAATCACGTTAGATGATATTGCCCATCATTTAAATATTAGCAAGTATTATATGTCGAGAATTTTTAAAGATGTAACAGGATATACAATTATGCAATATATCATGAGCTGTCGAATAAACCGCGCCAAATATTTACTGGAGATCCATCCAGACAAATCGATTCTTGAAGTATCTCTTGAATCAGGATTTGAAGATTCCTCTCATTTCAGTCGTTTTTTTCGAAAACAAATGAAACTAACTCCTACAGAATACCGTAATAGCAAAGCAATTCGTATGAAAAACACGAATTAAGCTAAATTCTCCCACCATGTCTCTACAGCAACGATTTTTAAATATGATTATTTAAAAGAGCAATAAAAAACAATTTCTTCATCAGATTACACAATTCTATCCACGTTAAAAATAGATAACTTTCATACAATGGAATCAGAAGGGAACATAAACACGTAACCTCGATAAAAGTAATAGTATTGTTTATAGAAATGAGCATGCGAGATATAGTTAGTATCTCGTGTTTATTTCTACAAAATTGAAAGCGTTGTCATATTGTGGTAAAAGTAAAATCGATTCATTAAGGAAAGGAGATTTTATGGAAGACAATCATGTTACGGCTACGGAAACCAGTATGTACATGGAGGCTGCGAAGAAGAAAAAGAAAAGAAGAACGACACAATGGACATGGTATATTTTCTTAATTCCTAGTTTTTTAGGGATTTTGCTGTTTATGGTTTATCCAGTTATCGAATCATTTAGATTAAGTTTTTTTAAATCAAATGGGACAATAGAAAGCTTTACTGGTTTAGATAATTTCCGCACAGTCTTAACATCAGGACCATTTTGGAATGCTGTATGGAACACTTTTTTTATCGGAATATTTCAAGTCCTAATCACCATTCCCTTAGGCTTCATTTTTGCTACCTTAATTAACTCTGTTGGAAAGGGAAAGAATTTCTTTAAAGTCATCTACTTCTTGCCCAATGTTACTTCAATTGTTGCTGCGGCCATGATCTTTCAATTTGTTTTACATCCAGAAATGGGAATTGTTAATTTTGCGTTAGACTCTATGGGTCTGCCGACTCCAGGGTGGTTTTCTGAACCTAGTACTTCTAAATGGGGCGTTATACTGCTAGCTGTTTGGCATTGGATTGGCTTTGTTATCATTATATGTCTTGCTAATCTTCAAGCAATTCCATCAGAAATGTATGAAGCTGCAAAAATTGATGGAGCAAGTGGGGTGCAGCAGTGGCTATTCATTACGATTCCTAATATGACGGGGACATTTGCATTCTTATTAATAACGGGCTGGATTGGAGCTCTGCAACGTTTTAATGAGGTGTATGTAATCGGTGGACCAAATGGAAGCCCTGCTCGTTCCATTCAAACAATGGGAGCCTTTATTTACGAGCGTGGGTTTACCGGTTTTGAATTCGGGATCGCCTCAGCTGCCACATATATTATGTTCATTATTATTTTAATTTTTACGTTTATCAACTTAAAAATATCGAAAATGAAAATCTAATTTAATGGGGAGGGAGACGATGAAAAATACAATCTCCATGAAAAAGCTGGAAAGAATGACAGCCATTATAAAGTATATTGTTCTGTTCGTGTTTGGCATTGTTTTGATGGCGCCATTTGTTTGGATGATCAGCGTAGGGTTTGATCGAACAGCTAATATTGTTATGCCTTTTCCACCGAGGCTAATACCAGAAGCTATTTCATCCTTCAATTATGGGATCGTTTTTGAGAATGGAAGACTTATCCAGGCATATGTTAATTCCGCTATTGTAACTGTAAGTTCTGTCTTTTTAAGTGTATCTGCTTCTTTATTAGCGGGGTATGCATTCTCGAAAGGGAAATTCAAAGGAAAAAGAGTCTTGTTTATCATTGTCCTTTGTACATTAATGATCCCAATGGAACCACGGTTAATCCCTTTATATACTTTTTTTAATCAACTTGGCTTATTAAATACTTTTTGGCCCTTAATTCTTCCATCTGTTATTAGTGGAATGCTTATTTTTCTATGTAAACAGTTTTTCGATCAACTGCCAGATACATTAAGGGAAGCGGCACAAATTGACGGGGCGGGAGAATTTAAAATTTTCTTTCGTGTCTACTTGCCGCTGGCAGGTCCGATAGCAGCAACAATGGTCATTTTATCGTTCATTTGGAGCTGGAATGATTTTATGTGGCCATTAGTTGTTATTAATGATTTGAATTTGCAGACGATTCCGCTTTATTTAGCGAGTTTCTCGCTGGAAAATGGGTCTAGTCTCGGCGGGTTAACGATGGCTCTAGCAACAGTAAGTGTATTACCAATTGTCATTGTGTATTTATTTTTACAAAAATATATTATCCAGAGTATTGCCTTAAGTGGTGTCAAAGGGGAATAGAAGATTCAAAAAAATGGGGGTTGGAAAATGAAAAAGAGGTTATTTTCTAAGACGGCAGCATTTGCTTTGGCATTGATGATGGTAATAAGTGCTGTGCTTGCTGGGTGTAGTTCTAAATCAGGAGGTTCCTCAGGCTCCGATAAGGATGGAGAATGGGCGGGACAGCAAATAACTGTTATGATGATTGGTGATTTTGCGATGGAAGACAAGACAGATCCGATTACGGGTGATTCAGTCAAAGGGGTAAAAGTGCTGAAAGAAGAATTTGAAAAGCAACATCCTGGTGCTACTGTGAAATTTGTTCTGATGCCTTGGGAAGGATACACGGAGAAAACCCAAGCAATGATTACGTCGGGGGAAGCAGATGTGTATCAAATGCCAGGTGTTGCTGATTTTGCTCCACAAGGTGTGTTAGAACCATTGCAGCCATGGATTGATAAAGATCCAGAATTTGATTTAGATATTTTTATCGATAATCAAGTAGAAGGTTGGAAAGCTTTAGGTCCAGATAGTAAGGAGTTAGATATTTTCGGGCTTCCATTTTTAGGAGATGCACGTTTTATCAGCTATGATAAACAGTTATTTGATGAATGGGGAGTAGAATATTTGTCTGAGTATCCAACAATGGAGGAAGTCGCAGAAAAGGCGAAACAAATGACTGGGAAAAATCCGA of Niallia circulans contains these proteins:
- a CDS encoding carbohydrate ABC transporter permease, with amino-acid sequence MKNTISMKKLERMTAIIKYIVLFVFGIVLMAPFVWMISVGFDRTANIVMPFPPRLIPEAISSFNYGIVFENGRLIQAYVNSAIVTVSSVFLSVSASLLAGYAFSKGKFKGKRVLFIIVLCTLMIPMEPRLIPLYTFFNQLGLLNTFWPLILPSVISGMLIFLCKQFFDQLPDTLREAAQIDGAGEFKIFFRVYLPLAGPIAATMVILSFIWSWNDFMWPLVVINDLNLQTIPLYLASFSLENGSSLGGLTMALATVSVLPIVIVYLFLQKYIIQSIALSGVKGE
- a CDS encoding PTS ascorbate transporter subunit IIC, which codes for MMQFIISLFSNPAIILALVALIGLLAQKKAMTEVMTGTFKTLIGFLIFGIGASTMTAALKNFNVLFQDGFDLTGVVASPEAATALAQSEYGFVVSCTLILGFVMNLVFARITPMKNIFFTGGHSLFFACVLSLIIKSYGYSNTISILVGGVILGFCSAALPQLCQPFMRKITGSNATAIGHFNMLGYALSGSIGMLFSKHQEKSTESIKFPAWLSFFRDFLMGMAVIMLILFYVSALKAGKDVTQELAGTTHWLVFPLIQAFMFTAGMSILMTGVRMFLAEITAAFVSISEKFIPNSRPALDVPTVFPFAPTAVIVGFLSAYVAGLLAVFIMVFFDFPVVIIPAAHIAFFSGGTAAVFGNSTGGWRGAVAGSFVVGLLLALLPTVLYPVFAGMNIEGSTFPNIDYNITGMLLNKFLSFFH
- a CDS encoding AraC family transcriptional regulator, whose product is MTEKIIALYRLMDKVETYEDFSYHSHDRYEIYYFHGGECKYLIGDRIYRLQEDDLIIMNGLTLHRAYPEPGAYYERSVIEFSSEWLRPLLNNLNVPELLSPFNQLSNTLFHIKDKEQSAEVKALIKKLAEKVKRSKEENAGDVRFQVGELTAMLMQLLFKVYELSKQQLEHNIHAESDKNLHVKKMIEWIDTHFCEPITLDDIAHHLNISKYYMSRIFKDVTGYTIMQYIMSCRINRAKYLLEIHPDKSILEVSLESGFEDSSHFSRFFRKQMKLTPTEYRNSKAIRMKNTN
- the dapA gene encoding 4-hydroxy-tetrahydrodipicolinate synthase; protein product: MRPSGIITAMVTPFDQEQKIDIQATRNLVNRLIRSKVAGLFILGTNGEFHVLSREEKVEFASLVINETNKRVPIFVGTGGNNTAEVISLSKEMEKLGADALSVITPYFLSLTEDELYHHYKKIAESVSTPILLYNIPKNTGIHLSPPLVARLAKVDNIVGIKDSSGDIENIKNYISVTKEEAFSVLSGSDSLILKALDEGATGAIAATSNLLTYIDVSIYKHWQKGERQEAEEAQQSLEELRRVLKLGSTPSILKKAMELAQIPVGPARYPILEPKSDVIEEINSVIAAYLQKYHQLSYEGAAIHVQK
- a CDS encoding carbohydrate ABC transporter permease; translation: MEDNHVTATETSMYMEAAKKKKKRRTTQWTWYIFLIPSFLGILLFMVYPVIESFRLSFFKSNGTIESFTGLDNFRTVLTSGPFWNAVWNTFFIGIFQVLITIPLGFIFATLINSVGKGKNFFKVIYFLPNVTSIVAAAMIFQFVLHPEMGIVNFALDSMGLPTPGWFSEPSTSKWGVILLAVWHWIGFVIIICLANLQAIPSEMYEAAKIDGASGVQQWLFITIPNMTGTFAFLLITGWIGALQRFNEVYVIGGPNGSPARSIQTMGAFIYERGFTGFEFGIASAATYIMFIIILIFTFINLKISKMKI
- a CDS encoding ketohydroxyglutarate aldolase, yielding MYKNNILNRIENTAIMAIVRVETLERAYEIADGCLAGGVDVLEISYTLPNAGEIIKGLNEKYGARLLVGAGTVLDTETARLAILAGAKFIIAPNYKEEVSRICNRYQVPYAPGCTTISEMVDAMESGASMIKAFPISNYYGSQLGTVFKTPIPYMPIMASGGVTIDNIIEWFENGIDCVGIGSLLTKGTSSQIEQNARELVEKLREYRNKK
- a CDS encoding BglG family transcription antiterminator gives rise to the protein MLDERSYLIIQKIMERPFIEKQNLQEQTKLTQRQIDYSLEKINSWLASHHKKPIEINSYNQISVDYETRELLINEVSNTIPVDEYVLSSEERIQYMFLYLFINIEYLSINHFIDALKVGKTTIMGDLKALAAKLQHRGISLGYNRKQGYHLVGTESEIRYLGLKLIVKELNTNNNTKLFGYFLRENHLESYEQMKQIVLFYSNKHKIHFIENRLTEFIYSFLFLKTRLKTKESVNFIYEWKSVKSTKEYQFAEELLSFYHLQKEDNICYLTAWVLGLTLGEADEYREDFPLIMDLVEHIRMRFESFSGIRFEHPREVSKQIFRHFRSAYYRLLFHLPIVNPLYEKIIEEYNHLFTIVNETMKPLSVLFKHPIPAEEVAYLTIHFASLSRNEKEGKVNKKVGVIVCPNGVGSSSITHTVLKSIFPEFTFLAPIETQQLDKIDVDYDLLFSTVPDIRLFYTKKPVFIVSPVMDIAEKYRLIRDVYTELGNSFFKLPSVELITQIVEKYAVVKEKEQMKRELYEYFAVNEKVELKKEQGPNLSEIISPNLIQLHVLAKNWQDAISLSALPLLQERRITENYIQKMIENARKDGPYMVIMPNVALPHARPADGVNQLSISIAVLNEPVYFDKHTNKPVQFVFCLAAINQEFHLNALSQLVQLLEKEEFYHILKTSNTSEEVFDYICYQEENNIKLVP
- a CDS encoding SIS domain-containing protein, with the translated sequence MSEAKNYLEAIQAEMNQLINHISIANLEEAKSCIINAGKKGKRLHLTGIGKPSYVARYSASLLSSTGTPAYFLDGTEAIHGSSGQVVEGDVVIAISNSGETEELKKTIHTLRENGAIIISLTGNLQSSIARQSDFAIFAGVSKEGDGLNKPPRASVVAELLVLQTLSVLLQNEIGLDAQTYVKWHPGGTLGQSIK